A single region of the Mustela lutreola isolate mMusLut2 chromosome 2, mMusLut2.pri, whole genome shotgun sequence genome encodes:
- the COL6A1 gene encoding collagen alpha-1(VI) chain, with protein sequence MKPARALLPLLLQACWAAAQDVPGNARAVAFQDCPVDLFFVLDTSESVALRLKPYGALVDKVKSFTKRFIDNLKDRYYRCDRNLVWNAGALHYSDEVEIISPLRPMPSDRDALKARVDAVKYFGKGTYTDCAIKKGLEELLVGGSHLKENKYLVVVTDGHPLEGYKEPCGGLEDAVNEAKHLGVKVFSVAITPDHLEPRLSIIATDHTYRRNFTAADWGQNRDAEEVIAQTIDTITDMIKNNVEQVCCSFECQPARGPPGPRGDPGYEGERGKPGLPGEKGEAGDPGRPGDLGPIGYQGMKGEKGSRGEKGSRGAKGYKGEKGKRGIDGVDGMKGETGYPGLPGCKGSPGFDGAQGPPGPKGDPGAFGRKGEKGAPGADGEPGRPGNTGPPGDEGEPGLPGPPGEKGEAGDEGNPGPDGAPGERGGPGERGPRGTPGVRGPRGDPGEAGPQGDQGREGPVGIPGDPGEAGPAGPKGYRGDEGPPGPEGSRGAPGPAGPPGDPGLMGERGEDGPPGNGTEGFPGFPGYPGSRGPPGINGTKGYPGLKGDEGEAGDPGEDNNDISPPGVKGAKGYRGPEGPQGPPGHTGPPGPDECEILDIIMKMCSCCECKCGPIDILFVLDSSESIGLQNFEIAKDFIIKVLDRLSRDELVKFEPNQSQAGVVQYSHNRMQEHVDLRSPGIRNFQELKEAIKKLRWLAGGTFTGEALQYTRNQLLPSTTNNRIALVITDGRSDTQRDTTPLSVLCGPDIQVVSVGIKDMFGYVAGSDQLNVISCQGLPQGRPGISLVKENYAELLDDSFLKNITTQICIDKKCPDYTCPITFSSPADITILLDGSASVGSHNFDTTKRFAKRLAERFLTAGRTDPSHDVRVAVAQYSGPGQQQPGRGALQLLQNYTVLAGTVDAMSFFNDATDVNDALGFVTRFYREASSRDAKKKLLLFSDGNSQGATAAAIEKAVQEAQRADIEIFVVVVGRQVNEPHVRVLVTGKTAEYDVAFGERHLFRVPSYQALLRGVFYQTVSRKVAQG encoded by the exons ATGAAGCCGGCCCGcgctctgctccccctgctgctgCAGGCCTGCTGGGCGGCCGCCCAGGACGTCCCAGGCAATGCCAGGGCCGTGGCCTTCCAGG ACTGCCCTGTGGACCTCTTCTTTGTGCTGGACACCTCCGAGAGCGTGGCCTTGAGGCTGAAGCCCTACGGAGCCCTAGTGGACAAGGTCAAGTCCTTCACCAAGCGCTTCATTGACAACCTGAAAGACAG GTACTACCGGTGCGACCGCAACCTGGTGTGGAACGCGGGCGCCCTGCACTACAGCGACGAGGTGGAGATCATCAGCCCCCTCCGGCCCATGCCCAGCGACCGCGACGCCCTCAAGGCCAGAGTGGACGCGGTCAAGTACTTCGGCAAGGGCACCTACACGGACTGCGCCATCAAGAAGGGGCTGGAGGAGCTGCTCGTGGG GGGCTCCCACCTGAAGGAGAACAAGTATCTGGTCGTGGTCACCGACGGGCACCCCCTAGAGGGCTACAAGGAGCCGTGTGGAGGCCTGGAGGATGCCGTGAATGAGGCCAAGCACCTGGGCGTCAAAGTCTTCTCCGTGGCCATCACGCCCGACCACCTG GAGCCTCGCCTGAGCATCATCGCCACGGACCACACGTACCGCCGGAACTTCACGGCGGCCGACTGGGGGCAGAACAGGGACGCGGAGGAGGTCATCGCCCAGACCATCGACACCATCACGGACATGATC AAAAACAATGTGGAACAAGTG TGCTGCTCCTTCGAATGCCAG cCGGCCAGAGGGCCTCCTGGGCCACGGGGGGACCCTGGGTACGAG GGAGAACGTGGGAAGCCAGGTCTTCccggagagaaaggagaagccgGAGACCCC GGAAGGCCCGGGGACCTCGGACCCATCGGCTACCAGGGCATGAAG GGAGAAAAAGGGAGCCGGGGGGAGAAG GGATCCAGGGGAGCCAAGGGTTACAAG GGCGAAAAGGGCAAGCGAGGCATCGATGGTGTGGACGGCATGAAG GGGGAGACGGGGTACCCCGGCCTGCCGGGCTGCAAGGGCTCGCCTGGGTTTGAC GGCGCTCAAGGACCCCCGGGGCCCAAGGGCGACCCGGGTGCCTTCGGACGGAAAGGAGAGAAG GGTGCCCCTGGAGCTGACGGGGAGCCCGGGAGGCCAGGGAACACGGGTCCCCCCGGAGACGAG GGCGAGCCGGGTCTGCCGGGTCCcccaggagagaagggagaggccgGTGACGAG GGAAACCCGGGACCGGACGGTGCCCCCGGCGAGAGG ggaggcCCTGGGGAAAGAGGACCACGGGGGACCCCCGGTGTGCGGGGCCCACGGGGAGACCCG GGCGAAGCTGGACCCCAAGGAGACCAGGGACGAGAAGGCCCCGTCGGCATCCCGGGAGACCCG GGCGAGGCTGGTCCCGCTGGACCTAAAGGTTACCGAGGCGACGAGGGGCCCCCAGGGCCCGAG GGTTCCAGAGGAGCTCCAGGGCCCGCAGGACCGCCTGGAGACCCTGGGCTGATGGGTGAGAGG GGGGAAGATGGCCCTCCCGGAAACGGCACCGAGGGCTTCCCGGGATTCCCT GGCTATCCAGGCAGCAGGGGTCCCCCTGGGATCAAC GGCACAAAAGGCTACCCAGGCCTCAAGGGGGATGAGGGAGAAGCCGGAGACCCTGGAGAGGAC AACAACGACATCTCACCCCCAGGTGTCAAAGGAGCAAAGGGGTACCGGGGCCCCGAAGGCCCCCAG GGGCCCCCAGGACACACGGGACCGCCAGGGCCAGAT GAATGCGAGATCTTGGACATCATCATGAAGATGTGCT cttGCTGTG AGTGCAAGTGCGGCCCCATCGATATCCTCTTCGTGCTGGACAGCTCAGAGAGCATTGGCCTCCAGAACTTCGAGATCGCCAAGGACTTCATCATCAAGGTCCTGGACCGGCTGAGCAGGGACGAGCTGGTCAAG TTCGAGCCCAACCAGTCGCAAGCGGGCGTGGTGCAGTACAGCCACAACCGGATGCAGGAGCACGTGGACCTGCGGAGCCCCGGCATCAGGAACTTCCAGGAGCTCAAGGA AGCCATCAAGAAGCTGCGGTGGCTGGCGGGGGGCACGTTCACGGGGGAGGCCCTGCAGTACACGCGGAACCAGCTGCTGCCGTCCACGACCAACAACCGGATCGCGCTCGTCATAACGGACGGCCGCTCGGACACCCAGAGGGACACCACCCCGCTCAGCGTGCTCTGTGGTCCCGACATCCAG GTGGTCTCCGTAGGCATCAAGGACATGTTTGGCTACGTCGCAGGATCCGACCAGCTCAACGTCATCTCCTGCCAAGGCCTGCCCCAGGGCCGGCCGGGCATCTCGTTGGTCAAAGAGAACTACGCAGAGCTGCTGGACGACAGCTTCCTGAAGAACATCACCACCCAGATCTGTATAG acaagaagTGTCCGGACTACACCTGCCCGA TCACGTTCTCCTCCCCGGCCGACATCACCATCCTGCTGGACGGCTCGGCCAGCGTGGGCAGCCACAACTTTGACACCACCAAGCGCTTCGCCAAGCGGCTGGCCGAGCGCTTCCTGACGGCGGGCCGGACCGACCCGTCCCACGACGTGCGCGTGGCCGTGGCGCAGTACAGCGGCCCCGGGCAGCAGCAGCCCGGCCGCGGGGCTCTGCAGCTCCTGCAGAACTACACCGTGCTGGCCGGCACCGTGGACGCCATGAGCTTCTTCAATGACGCCACCGACGTCAACGACGCCCTGGGCTTCGTGACGCGCTTCTACCGCGAGGCCTCGTCCCGCGACGCCAAGAAGAAGCTGCTGCTCTTCTCCGACGGCAACTCGCAGGGGGCCACGGCGGCCGCCATCGAGAAGGCGGTGCAGGAGGCCCAGCGGGCAGACATCGAGATCTTCGTGGTGGTGGTGGGCCGCCAGGTGAACGAGCCGCACGTCCGCGTCCTGGTCACGGGCAAGACGGCCGAGTACGACGTGGCCTTCGGCGAGCGCCACCTGTTCCGTGTGCCCAGCTACCAGGCCCTGCTGCGTGGTGTCTTCTACCAGACGGTGTCCAGAAAGGTGGCGCAGGGCTAG